In the genome of Phocoena sinus isolate mPhoSin1 chromosome 15, mPhoSin1.pri, whole genome shotgun sequence, the window CCAGGATGTCCGAGGGtcaagggaagggggaggggccagAGGTCCAGCTGGGAGATGGCCAGTGATCTCGTtggtgagggtggaggggaggagccACGGGAGTTTCAAAAGCGgtagttcatttttctttcccatgtttcccccaggccccttctgttcccttctcttcctcctcttcacgTCGCTCTGGTATTTCTCTGTTCTCTACTTGGTGTggttcttcctggaccgggacacacaccccgccccccagGTGAGCACTAAACAAGGACCCAAGTAGTGAGAGGTGATAAATGGTGCCTCCAGGAACTCTCCCACCCTCATCTGTCTGCCCAAGGAGGAAGGCGTTCTGAGTGGATGAGGAACTGCACTGTTTGGAAGCACCTAAGGGATTATTTTCCCATTAAGGCAACAGGCCACCCTCCAAGGAGATGCTCTGGTTCCTCCCTTTCCCCTATGTACCCCCCCTACTCACCCCTCCCTATGCTGGAGTCTGAGCCCCCCAGCGGCCTAAGTTCAGGcaatggggaaggggtgggatggTGTCCCAGAGGGGGCCCCTTGTGCCCTTGACCCCATCGTAGGACCTTGAACTCTAACCCTAAGTTAAGTCTGTTGGTGTGGAGGGAATTCTGTTCAGCTGGTATCCTGCTGTCTATGCTTTCTTCCCCTCATCCCGCCCACTGCCCCCAAAACCGGTGAAAACAGTAGAGCTGCCCCCTGACCGGAACTACCTGCTGGTCGCTCACCCACATGGGATCATGGCCATGGGAATCCTCTGTAACTTCTCCACTGAGAGCTCCAGCTTCTCCCAGCAGTTCCCCAGGCTTCGGCCCTTGACGGCCATGCTGAATGGCCTCTTCCATTTCCCAGTCTACCGAGGCTACCTTCTATCCTTTGATGAGTCTTGAGCTAAGGGGAGGAGGCAGCCACCCCCCACAGTGGCCCCCACCCACCATTCAGCCCAGGGACCTGGCTTGAACATTGGCCAGGCTCACAGTGGGCGTCAGTGAATGGCTTTGGAGCAAGCGTCCTGCATCCTTGCTGGGAGAGGTGCTGTAGGCCACACTGACATGGGCACAGGGGTAGGGGAGCTTGGAAGGAAAGGGATGGGGGGCTCACCCTTCCTAGGCTAAGGGGTGGGGTAAGGGACTAGGGAGCCAAGGACGGGGTAGTGACTGTTCCCACACCTCCTCGTGCCTGCGGGAGGATGTTCCGTGAACCGCCAGAGCCTGGCTTTTATTCTGTCACAGCCTCACGTCGGGCAGGCTGTGGTCATCCTGGTTAGGGGGCCCACGAGTCCCTGTATGCCATCCCAGGAGAGCACTGCCTCACTGTCCAGAATCGGAAAGGCTTTGTCCACCTGGCACTGAGGCATGTGTGAGTGGGTGCCCAGGGGTGCTGCCCTGAATGTTCAGAAGTCACAGTGCATCTGGGGGTCTACACTGTCTGTCCCTACACACCGCACCCCTGTAGGTGGGCCTGTGTGTCCCCAGAGCTTACACCGTGACCACACCTAGAGAGCGCTCTTGCCCCTTGAGTGTttcctctgtgccaagcactggtgCCAGTTCCCCAGGCTTCCTCCCAGGCGGAGAGAGACAGGATCACAGTGCAAGTCACAGGACCCCGGGGCTCAGACGCCCTTGGTTCAAATTCTTTTATGACACCCTCTCAAAGGCAAATGCTTGCACGCTTCCTTACTTGTGAAATAGGGTTAATACCTACCTGGCCACCATGTTGCAGTTGTAGACTGTGTGAGAAGATGTATATAGGAAGGCCCAGTACACAGTCTTTCCTCAAGAAATGTAAATCCCTCTTTCAGATCTCTTTTGTAGCCACTGTCATTTGCTTCAAATGGCCTTGGGAAGTGGAATCACGCGAGGGAGGAATTTGGGGCACTCCTTGAGACACTGATCTGACCACCCCGTCTTCTCTCTTGCCGCCCCTTCCCAGCACTTCTCTGGTGCCCGTGTACTCCTTTGGGGAGAATGATATCTTCAGAGTTAAGGCTTTTGCCCCAGACTTGTGGCAGCATCTGTGCTAGAAGATGCTGGGCTTCAAGAAGCTCCTGGGCTTTTCTCCTTGCATCTTCTGGGGCTGTGGTCTCTTCTCAGCCGactcctggggcctggggccctTCTCCAGGCCCATGACCACTGTGGGTGAGTGTGCCCGTCTCCAGGGGAGAAGGCTGCCATCAGCTTCGTAAGAAGCACGTCACCTgtgtctcccctctcccctcagtgGGCTGCCCCATCCCGGTGCCCCAGTGTCTCGGGCCCACCGAGGAACAGGTTGACCACTCTCACGTGCTCTACGTGAAGGCTCTGGAGCAGCTGTTTGACGAGCACAAGGAAAGCTGCAGTGTCCCAGCTTCCACTCGCCCCACCTTCATCTAGCCCCGGccttacccctccccccacactCACCAGCCCCACCAGCCCCCGATCCCAGTGCCCTGAGACCCCCACCTACTGCCATGCTACTGCACCAATAAAAGGTAGTTCTCTCACACCACTACTTCATAGGATCGGATGCCCACCATCGGATTCTCAGCTCCACCAGCAACTGACCGTAGCCTTATCCAAGTCACTTAAGCTtttcaaacctcagtttcctcgttaTAACACGGGGCTACCTACTTCAGAGTTGCAgggtttctaatttttattgaaatacaacaCAGAGAAGTGCACAGATCACAAGGGCACGGCTTGATTTTTCATCCACTGAACAGAGACGGGGTTGTCCTGGGAAGTGAATGAGATGTACTCAGGCTCGTGGGACGGCTGCACTGGCGTCCTTGTGTATGGAGTGAGGGGAACTGTCAGCCATCGTCCTCCCACCCATCTCTACCCTTGGATTTCTCTGCTGGGTGGGTGCCCACTCACCCAGGATGGAGCCAGGAGGAAACATCTGGAAGCcttttcagagaaagaagagagcggTCAGCACTTggatggggctgggctggggacgAGCCTTTTGAATGGGTAGAGGAGTCGACCCAGCAGGCTGGAGGAGGTTAGGGTCCATTACAGCATCATTACAGCTGTTTCGGAAGCTCCAGCCCCAGACAGTGAGAATCCCACTGGGTCAGACTTCAGCCCTGCGCCCGGGGCTATCCCCACTCACCTGCCACCCATGCAGACCCTAATGTGGGCTCTTCTACAGACCTATTTCTGGTCATTCTTCCAGAGCTCCAGCCCCAGTGGGTCCTCCCCTACTGCTAGTCCTTGCAGCCCTGAAAAGCCAACCCATCTGTAGACAAAACATAGCATCTGCGTATCCGAGGAGCTTAATATCCTGCACTGCCCACTGCCACCAGACGTTATCATTCCCCGGTGACATGCTAGGGATGCCAGAATCACCCTCAccgccttcctctctccccaccttccaGAACCCCAGTCACACTTCCTGGCCTCCTGTCTTCTTCTAAGTGCTTCTTAGCTGCTTCTCTTACTCCAGGCCCCCATCCCTCCCGTGGACTTCCTCTGGGACCACTCCTCAGAGAGGAGGGGTCTTGCCTCTCATCTCCCATCTAACACCTTCTCACGCTGGCAAGATGCTCTCCCTAAAACACTGTTTTCATCATGTCATTCCTCCTGTTCACTGGGACCGGATCCTCATTGTCAGAAGGTGTGAACTCCTCAGCACAGCATTTGAGGCACCCCACAAACAGAGCCCTACCCTGTAGACACACAGGGTACCAGACACACAAAAGTGCTGTCTGCTTTTGCCTGGGGGCTGCATCCACCGAGACGTGGACTTTGTGCAAATTAGACAAAGAATGTTCCAGGTTGGGCGGTGACAAACATTTGCTATGGGATCTTCTCTTTGGGGAAGTGCCGGTGCCACGTGCACAGAGAAAAGATGGATCACTAAACTGCCTAAAGGATCTATTGTAGTTTGAAGAGCTCTGGACTCCACAGTACAGAGCCGTCAAGGTTACCTGTCCCATTTCTCCTGACGTGTATCTGGATAATAACCCCCAACACTGTGTGGTTTCTCCTCCTATCTGGAAGAGTCTAACttacaaatatatgaatatatgccTTAGGGGCACCGCTCATTGCCTCCTGGCAGgccttcttccttccctgccaTTGTCCATGTGGCCACCAGAGGGCAACCTCTACTCACAAGGCCAACCTGTCGCTCTCCTGTTTAAAGCCCTCCCCTGGCTGGCCAGCCCCTACCTACAGGATGGGTGCAACCCAGAATTGCTTGTTCTTGCAAAGCAGGCTGTTTCTCAGCTTTGGGCTTTGCTCAGGCTTCCCCTTGCGCAGGAGGGACCCTGCCCTTCTTTGTCATCTggaggggattttttttcttgcctcaccccgtggcatgtgggatcttaattcccagaccagggatcgaagcagCTCCCCGGCCCCGGCATTGGAAAcgcggagttttaaccactggaccgccaggaaagtccccagagGGGAATTTCTAAGACGCACTTCCCTTGACCAGCCAACGTGCTCTGCATCCACGTAGTGCTTCCTGAAGATCTAGCACGATCCTCTGTGTCGCTTATTTAAAACATCAATTTATCAAAAAAGTTGGCTAGCTTCAACATTAATAAGGGCAATAACAGCATTGGATCGCACCACATTAAGCCTGTTTAAAATCAGTGTGTTCATAACGGTCTGAAAGTAGTAATTGATCACCACTGAAGGGTGCTGAGGAACCACCACATTATTTGAACAGTTAAcaaataaaggggaaaatgtaAGCATTTATCCGGTCTTTCCTTCAACAAACTATCTCTAAGGGTAATCATAGTAGAAGAGAACAAGTTTCCTTTTATAGGCATATTCCAgctagggggggaaaaaaaaccccagaatgaCAGATTAAGAATATCGCCGTCTTGTAACCCCTAATAAATGATTGGATTTAGGTCAAACAACAATATTCGATAAAATTTCAG includes:
- the MOGAT3 gene encoding LOW QUALITY PROTEIN: 2-acylglycerol O-acyltransferase 3 (The sequence of the model RefSeq protein was modified relative to this genomic sequence to represent the inferred CDS: inserted 1 base in 1 codon; deleted 1 base in 1 codon; substituted 2 bases at 2 genomic stop codons) yields the protein MGVSTAPPPSRSMKTLKKRRLEVXAPAILSAYCYVRTFLFTGPFCSLLFLLFTSLWYFSVLYLVWFFLDRDTPAQGGRRSEWMRNCTVWKHLRDYFPIKAVKTVELPPDRNYLLVAHPHGIMAMGILCNFSTESSSFSQQFPRLRPLTAMLNGLFHFPVYRGYLLSFGGCSVNRQSLAFILSQPHVGQAVVILVXGAHESLYAIPGEHCLTVQNRKGFVHLALRHVTSLVPVYSFGENDIFRVKAFAPDLWQHLCXKMLGFKKLLGFSPCIFWGCGLFSADSWGLGPFSRPMTTVVGCPIPVPQCLGPTEEQVDHSHVLYVKALEQLFDEHKESCSVPASTRPTFI